A single window of Coffea eugenioides isolate CCC68of chromosome 7, Ceug_1.0, whole genome shotgun sequence DNA harbors:
- the LOC113776918 gene encoding uncharacterized protein LOC113776918, whose translation MLLPTDKVENRPDLISRVFRAKLQQLKDELLKKNIFGKVAAYTYVIEFQKRGLPHAHFLIILKQGWKMYSPESYDRIVCAELPDAKQYPYLYEVVVKHMMHGPCGAMNPSCPCMKQHIGCKDNYPKEFTEATRHSHNSYPVYRRRDFQQSVTVRGHPLDNRWVIPYNPYLLSKFNCHINVEICSTIRAVKYIYKYIYKGHDKILYQLTNTGPNEIVDEIKNFVCARWVSPPEAMWRIYAFDLNEVHPSVISLQLHLENKQSITFDQNQSLQNIISNPCSSQTMLTEFFSMNCYDEYAKHLNCLYIEFPEYFTWNAQSKYWSRRKRGEVIGRILTARPTEGERYYLRMLLMHVRKPTSFQDLKVVNGYVCQTYKEAANLLGLLHSDNAAELCLQEASAYQMPSSLRQLFASILAYCAPTNPRELWLKYEDFLSEDIQHSTSLEPHFVQIRVLQLIDSCLRSMGKNIADYNLTDIQVEQLSQDLSTKEIDVERSIVVSDEDLRALHQLNLDQKSAFDKIMHAIDNNISCAFFLDGPGGTGKTFLYRALLAAIRSKGCIALATATSGVAASILPGGRTAHSRFKIPLQDSDTAICNIGKQSAIAKLIRDAKVIIWDEASMAKRSSIEKFDESLKDIMNKDAIFGGKIIVFGGDFRQTLPVVTKGCKEEIVNASLVKSPIWPYLIKLKLSQNMRAQLDPYFSDYLLRIGNGTEATNKNDEVRIPEGMNLVFVDDDSSVDALIAAVFPNLCAFAHCPDSIVNHAILMTRNDFVFEINNKIIAKFPGTEQVYLSHDEILESCHQSETEDFLNSLTPKSLPLHRLILKINCPVMLIRNINPAEGLSNGTRLLCKEFGNNVIHAEIACGSFKESLKSEEELPSPLGISTGHGKHKYSEKGLAGVFESRLKELNAAFHEVLDKAGWFLTTKIAATSWSESRSTPEVVAA comes from the exons ATGCTTTTGCCAACTGACAAAGTTGAGAATAGACCAGATTTAATATCTCGAGTTTTTCGTGCAAAGCTTCAACAACTGAAAGATGAACTTCTGAAAAAGAATATATTTGGAAAGGTAGCAGCTTATACATATGTGATTGAGTTCCAGAAAAGAGGTTTGCCTCATGCTCATTTCTTGATAATTCTGAAACAAGGATGGAAGATGTACTCTCCTGAATCATACGATCGCATAGTGTGTGCTGAGTTGCCAGATGCTAAGCAGTATCCTTATCTTTATGAAGTCGTTGTCAAACATATGATGCATGGTCCTTGTGGTGCTATGAATCCAAGTTGCCCATGCATGAAACAACACATTGGATGCAAGGATAATTATCCTAAGGAGTTTACAGAAGCCACTCGTCACAGTCACAACTCCTACCCTGTTTATCGACGACGAGATTTTCAGCAATCAGTAACTGTTCGTGGACATCCTCTTGATAATCGATGGGTAATACCATACAATCCCTATTTACTGTCTAAATTTAATTGTCATATAAATGTAGAAATTTGTTCAACAATTCGAGCtgtcaaatatatatataaatacatcTATAAAGGCCATGATAAAATTCTATATCAGTTGACTAATACGGGGCCTAATGAAATTGttgatgaaataaaaaattttgtttgtgCAAGATGGGTCTCTCCTCCTGAAGCAATGTGGAGAATCTATGCATTTGACTTAAATGAGGTACATCCATCAGTAATTTCTTTGCAACTTCATTTGGAGAATAAGCAATCAATTACATTTGATCAAAACCAATCGTTGCAAAATATAATCAGCAATCCATGTTCCTCACAGACAATGCTTACAGAATTCTTTAGCATGAATTGTTATGATGAATACGCCAAGCATTTGAATTGTTTATATATAGAGTTTCCTGAGTATTTTACTTGGAATGCACAATCAAAATATTGGAGTAGACGAAAAAGAGGAGAAGTTATTGGTCGTATTTTAACTGCTCGCCCTACTGAAGGGGAGCGATACTATCTCAGAATGTTGTTAATGCATGTTAGGAAGCCTACTTCTTTCCAAGATCTAAAGGTTGTCAATGGATACGTATGTCAAACATATAAAGAAGCTGCAAATTTACTTGGCTTATTGCATTCTGACAATGCTGCTGAACTTTGCTTACAGGAAGCTTCTGCATACCAGATGCCAAGTTCTCTTCGACAATTATTCGCATCTATATTAGCTTATTGTGCTCCTACAAATCCACGAGAGTTGTGGTTGAAATATGAAGATTTCTTATCTGAAGATATTCAACATAGTACATCACTTGAACCACACTTTGTACAAATACGAGTGCTCCAATTAATTGATTCGTGTCTTCGATCCATGGGAAAAAATATTGCTGATTATAATTTAACTGATATTCAAGTTGAACAGCTTTCGCAAGATTTAAGTACTAAGGAAATTGATGTTGAAAGAAGCATAGTAGTATCTGACGAAGATCTTCGTGCATTGCATCAGTTAAACTTGGACCAGAAATCAGCATTTGACAAGATTATGCATGCCATTGACAATAATATCTcatgtgcatttttcttagaTGGTCCAGGTGGAACTGGAAAAACTTTCTTATACAGAGCTCTCCTTGCAGCAATACGATCAAAAGGATGCATAGCACTAGCAACTGCAACATCTGGAGTTGCAGCTTCAATTTTACCTGGTGGCCGTACAGCACATTCGAGGTTTAAAATCCCATTACAAGATAGTGATACAGCAATTTGCAATATTGGAAAGCAAAGTGCTATTGCTAAGTTAATAAGAGATGCAAAAGTAATTATTTGGGATGAAGCAAGCATGGCAAAGCGTAGCTCAATAGAAAAATTTGATGAATCATTAAAAGATATCATGAATAAAGATGCCATATTTGGTGGTAAGATCATTGTTTTTGGTGGTGATTTCCGACAAACATTACCAGTGGTCACCAAAGGGTGTAAAGAAGAAATTGTCAATGCTAGCTTAGTAAAGTCTCCTATTTGGCCGTACCTcataaaactaaaactatcaCAAAATATGCGAGCTCAGTTAGATCCTTATTTCTCTGATTACCTTCTTCGAATTGGCAACGGTACTGAAGCAACAAATAAGAATGATGAGGTGCGTATACCTGAAGGAATGAATTTGGTATTTGTCGATGACGATTCATCAGTTGATGCGTTGATTGCTGCAGTATTTCCAAATTTATGTGCTTTTGCTCATTGTCCAGATTCTATTGTTAACCATGCAATTTTAATGACAAGAAATGATTTTGTATTTGAAATTAATAACAAAATCATTGCTAAATTTCCAGGTACAGAACAGGTATATCTAAGCCATGATGAAATCCTTGAGTCATGCCATCAATCAGAGACAGAAGattttttgaattcattaaCGCCTAAGAGCTTGCCTCTTCACAGGCTGATATTAAAAATTAATTGTCCTGTCATGTTGATTCGAAATATTAACCCTGCTGAAGGCCTATCTAATGGCACCCGACTCCTATGCAAAGAATTTGGAAACAATGTAATACACGCAGAGATTGCTTGTGGCTCTTTTAAAG AGTCCCTTAAAAGTGAGGAGGAGCTGCCTTCACCGCTTGGGATCAGCACTGGTCATGGAAAACATAAATATTCAGAGAAAGGTCTAGCAGGTGTTTTTGAGTCACGTCTAAAGGAACTGAATGCTGCATTCCACGAGGTACTTGACAAGGCTGGGTGGTTTTTGACGACAAAGATTGCAGCCACATCATGGTCGGAGTCTAGAAGCACTCCTGAAGTAGTTGCTGCTTAA